In the Sarcophilus harrisii chromosome 1, mSarHar1.11, whole genome shotgun sequence genome, one interval contains:
- the GZMA gene encoding granzyme A produces MDVPLVSFVSLLSGVTFLLLIPGDYCVDIIGGNEVYPHSRPYMALIIEGKNFCGGALIQEDWVITAAHCEIKGSTKVILGAHSKSKREPEKQIMTIKKEFPYPCYDRITHEGDLKLLQLNRKVKLTEAVKALKLPQKEKPVKQGTLCHTAGWGRITNQPPKYTDTLREVNVTVIDRRVCNDKNHYNLNPYIGPNMICAGNQYGGKDTCYGDSGGPLICQDTFIGITSFGLPGKCGVPQGPGIYTFLTSKYLTWIKQTIKGVV; encoded by the exons ATGGACGTgcctttggtttcctttgtgtCTTTGCTCTCTGGCGTCACATTCCTACTGCTAATTCCTGGAG ATTACTGTGTGGATATAATTGGAGGCAATGAAGTATATCCTCATTCAAGACCCTACATGGCCTTAATCATTGAGGGCAAAAACTTTTGTGGAGGAGCTCTGATCCAAGAAGACTGGGTGATAACTGCAGCTCACTGTGAAAT AAAAGGAAGTACCAAAGTCATTCTTGGAGCTCActcaaaaagcaaaagagagcCAGAAAAACAGATTATGACTATTAAGAAAGAGTTTCCCTATCCATGCTATGACCGAATCACACATGAAGGTGATCTCAAACTTCTTCAG CTGAATAGGAAAGTGAAGCTTACAGAGGCTGTAAAAGCCCTGAAactcccccaaaaagaaaaaccGGTCAAACAGGGTACCCTTTGCCACACTGCAGGATGGGGACGGATAACCAACCAACCTCCTAAGTACACAGACACTCTGAGAGAAGTCAATGTCACTGTTATCGACAGGAGGGTCTGCAATGACAAAAATCACTACAATCTTAACCCTTACATTGGACCGAACATGATCTGTGCTGGAAATCAATATGGTGGGAAAGACACCTGTTAT GGGGATTCCGGTGGCCCTTTGATATGCCAAGACACTTTTATAGGAATCACTTCCTTTGGTCTTCCTGGAAAGTGTGGTGTTCCCCAAGGACCTGGAATCTACACTTTTCTTACATCAAAGTACCTCACCTGGATAAAGCAAACCATCAAGGGAGTGGTTTAA